From Streptomyces sp. CMB-StM0423, a single genomic window includes:
- a CDS encoding DUF6059 family protein: protein MVAALAWLLRALQEALTSLGRVWFFIPPPPPAQPPAPPPPPPGPVPGHPERLRPDLPLTEQEEALRRQLDDIALPDAIGEEKSPGA from the coding sequence ATGGTTGCTGCCCTTGCCTGGCTGCTGCGCGCGCTGCAGGAAGCCTTGACGTCGCTCGGTCGGGTCTGGTTCTTCATCCCGCCCCCGCCCCCCGCTCAGCCCCCCGCGCCACCCCCACCCCCACCGGGCCCCGTCCCAGGCCACCCCGAACGCCTGCGCCCCGACCTCCCGCTCACGGAGCAAGAGGAAGCCCTGCGCCGCCAGTTGGACGACATAGCCCTGCCCGACGCCATCGGCGAGGAGAAAAGCCCGGGCGCGTAA
- a CDS encoding pyridoxamine 5'-phosphate oxidase family protein gives MTAATHPAEPRTRALRRRDTEHRLAHDVDVWVASATPDGVPYLVPLSFSWDGEALWVATPAESPTGRNLAATGAARLALGPTRDVTMIDGEVEVFELDALPREHGDRFAASSGFDPRGLAARYRWFRINPRRIQAWREVNELPGRELMRGGRWLD, from the coding sequence ATGACCGCAGCCACGCACCCCGCCGAGCCCCGCACCCGCGCGCTGCGCCGCCGGGACACCGAGCACCGGCTGGCTCACGACGTCGACGTCTGGGTGGCGAGCGCCACGCCGGACGGCGTGCCGTATCTCGTACCGCTGTCGTTCTCCTGGGACGGCGAGGCGCTGTGGGTGGCGACACCGGCGGAGAGCCCGACCGGCAGGAACCTGGCCGCAACCGGGGCCGCGCGGCTGGCGCTGGGGCCGACGCGGGACGTGACGATGATCGACGGCGAGGTCGAGGTCTTCGAACTGGACGCGCTGCCGCGGGAGCACGGGGACCGCTTCGCGGCGAGCTCGGGGTTCGACCCGCGAGGGCTGGCCGCCCGGTACCGCTGGTTCCGGATCAACCCGCGGCGGATCCAGGCGTGGCGCGAGGTGAACGAGCTGCCGGGGCGCGAGCTGATGCGCGGGGGCCGCTGGCTGGACTGA